One segment of Ricinus communis isolate WT05 ecotype wild-type chromosome 8, ASM1957865v1, whole genome shotgun sequence DNA contains the following:
- the LOC8280409 gene encoding eIF-2-alpha kinase GCN2 isoform X3, with product MGHNSKKKKKGGGGGSGRRSKGRAQLKDHHASSAGDDNELLAEEITALCAIFQEDCKIVSESPPQIIIKLRPYSKDMGYEDLDVSALLSVRCLPGYPFKCPKLQITPENGLTKTDVDNLLSLLHDQANSNAREGRVMIFNLVEAAQEFLSEIIPVNPTPETVLCSARDSVGQLFQGIAVSSNKICSSSWPFVYGFIDLFSGSGESWDWGLAVDDNRGVNSSIKSHLLDGSKAGYEVQEKKLDKVTKPLMLQDPKQGPLVSPGAKLDTLEEETEEDNKSISTDSSRSLTEESVENEMGGKEVTSTEESGAEDDDAELESEPWELPSSASLGHHEVTRTIEKDLIMVHMLRLACASKGVSADALPQITRELCNLGVFSEGACDLACKPSSIFNETFDHVFHQHMVSSKVSQFWKPTSDLGGSNTSLPNSRYLNDFEELQPLGHGGFGHVVLCKNKLDGRQYAVKKIRLKDKSLPVNDRILREVATLSRLQHLHVVRYYQAWFETGVVGSFGDTSWDYSTAASSTISYHGASSTISYHGASSADIGQDVKLDSTYLYIQMEYCPRTLRQVFESYKHFDKELVWHQFRQIVEGLAHIHGQGIIHRDLTPNNIFFDARNDIKIGDFGLAKFLKLEQLDHDATLPTDTSGVSADGTGQVGTYFYTAPEIEQGWPKIDEKVDMYSLGVVFFELWHPFGTAMERHIILSDLKQKGELPSSWVAQFPEQASLLRQLMSPSPSDRPSATDLLKNAFPPRMESELLDKILRTMQTSEDRSVYDKVVNSIFDEEILSMKSHHQHVGLLGMGGDDSSCIQYADLDTELRDYVVEAAREMFKRHCAKHLEIIPVRLLDDCPQFSRKTVKLLTHGGDLLELCHELRLPFVSWLIANQKFSFKRYEVSSVYRRAIGHSPPNRYLQGDFDIIGGASALTEAEVIKVTMDIVTRFFLSDSCDIHLNHGDLLDAIWSWVGIKPEHRQKVAELLSMMGSLRPQSSERKSKWVVIRRQLLQELNLAEAVVNRLQTVGLRFCGAVDQALPRLRGALPADSPTRKALDELSDLVIYLKVWKIEHHVYINALMPPTENYHRGLFFQIYLMKENSPGSINEGTLLALGGRYDYLLHQLWDHEYKTHPPGAVGTSLALETIIQHSPVDFRPTRNETSTNILVCSRGGGGLLVERMGLVAELWEANIKAEFVPISDPSLTEQYEYASEHDIRCLVIITDAGLSQTGFVKVKAMAILISRRQVWCQIALVLTKRS from the exons ATGGGGCATaattcaaagaagaagaaaaaaggggGAGGTGGTGGGAGTGGAAGGAGGAGTAAAGGAAGGGCTCAATTGAAGGATCATCATGCTTCTAGTGCTGGTGATGATAATGAACTTCTTGCTGAGGAAATCACTGCTTT ATGTGCCATCTttcaagaagattgcaagattGTTTCAGAGTCACCTCCTCAAATCATTATCAAGCTCAG GCCTTACTCGAAGGATATGGGCTATGAGGATCTCGATGTTTCTGCTTTGCTTTCAGTCAG GTGCTTACCTGGGTATCCTTTCAAGTGCCCAAAGTTGCAGATTACTCCAGAGAATGGTTTGACAAAAACTGATGTGGATAATCTCCTGTCTCTCCTTCATGACCAG GCAAATTCTAATGCTCGGGAAGGACGAGTCATGATTTTCAATCTGGTAGAGGCTGCTCAAGAGTTCTTGTCTGAAATTATCCCAGTGAATCCAACACCTGAAACT GTTTTATGTTCAGCTAGGGATAGCGTTGGCCAGTTATTTCAGGGCATTGCAGTTTCAAGCAACAAGATTTGCTCTTCTAGTTGGCCGTTTGTTTATGGTTTCATAGATCTCTTTAGTGGCTCTGGAGAGTCATGGGATTGGGGTCTTGCAGTCGATGATAATAGGGGAGTGAATTCTTCAATAAAATCCCATTTGTTAGATGGTTCAAAGGCTGGATATGAGGTACAGGAAAAGAAACTAGATAAGGTCACAAAGCCACTGATGTTGCAAGACCCAAAGCAAGGTCCATTGGTTTCCCCTGGTGCAAAGTTAGATACCCTTGAGGAAGAGACTGAGGAAGATAACAAGAGCATATCGACTGATTCAAGTAGATCTCTAACAGAGGAATCTGTGGAAAATGAAATGGGAGGCAAGGAG GTTACTTCTACTGAGGAGAGTGGAGCAGAAGATGATGATGCGGAGCTTGAAAGTGAGCCTTGGGAATTGCCGTCTTCTGCATCCTTAGGTCATCATGAAGTAACTCGTACTATTGAAAAGGATCTAATAATg GTTCACATGCTTCGCCTTGCTTGTGCTTCAAAAGGAGTATCGGCTGATGCTTTACCTCAAATAACTAGGGAGCTATGCAATTTAGGT GTATTCTCAGAGGGGGCATGTGATTTAGCTTGTAAACCATCTTCAATCTTTAATGAGACCTTTGATCATGTTTTCCATCAACATATG GTCTCTTCCAAAGTATCTCAATTTTGGAAACCTACTTCTGATTTAGGAGGGTCTAATACATCTCTCCCGAACTCTCGATATTTGAATGACTTTGAAGAGCTACAACCTCTTG GTCATGGTGGTTTTGGTCATGTTGTATTGTGCAAAAATAAGCTAGATGGAAGACAATATGCAGTGAAGAAAATTCGCCTGAAGGACAAAAGTTTGCCTGTTAATGACCGAATTTTGAG GGAAGTAGCCACACTCTCGCGTTTGCAGCATCTACATGTTGTCCGCTACTATCAG GCATGGTTTGAAACAGGAGTTGTTGGTTCTTTTGGTGACACTAGTTGGGATTATAGTACAGCAGCAAGCTCCACAATCAGTTACCATGGAGCGAGCTCCACAATCAGTTACCATGGAGCAAGCTCAGCTGATATTGGCCAAGATGTTAAGCTTGATTCAACATATCTATATATTCAAATGGAGTACTGCCCGAg GACCCTTCGCCAAGTTTTTGAATCGTATAAACATTTTGACAAAGAGTTGGTATGGCATCAATTTCGGCAAATTGTTGAAGGCTTGGCACACATACATGGACAAGGAATCATCCATCGGGACTTAACCCCTAACAATATCTTCTTTGATGCTCGcaatgatattaaaattggtgattTCGGTCTTG CCAAGTTCTTGAAGCTTGAGCAGCTGGATCATGATGCGACCTTACCTACAGATACATCTGGAGTTTCAGCTGATGGAACTGGGCAAGTTGGAACTTACTTTTACACTGCACCTGAAATTGAGCAAGGATGGCCGAAGATTGATGAAAAG GTTGACATGTATAGCTTAGGAGTCGTGTTTTTTGAGCTTTGGCATCCATTTGGGACAGCCATGGAGAGACACATTATTTTATCTGATTTAAAGCAAAAAGGAGAGCTTCCTTCTTCATGGGTTGCTCAATTTCCAGAGCAAGCATCCTTGTTGCGTCAGTTGATGTCTCCAAGTCCATCTGATCGCCCATCTGCCACAGATCTTCTTAAGAATGCATTTCCCCCAAGAATGGAATCCGAGTTATTGGACA AAATTCTGAGAACAATGCAAACTTCAGAGGATAGAAGTGTGTATGACAAAGTTGTCAATTCTATCTTTGACGAAGAGATTTTAAGCATGAAAAGCCATCATCAACATGTTGGTCTACTGGGAATGGGTGGAGATGATTCTAGCTGCATTCAGTATGCAGATTTAGACACTGAGCTTCGTGACTATGTTGTCGAGGCTGCAAGGGAAATGTTCAAACGACATTGTGCAAAGCATTTGGAAATAATTCCTGTGCGCTTATTGGATGATTGTCCGCAGTTTTCTAG GAAAACTGTCAAACTTTTGACCCATGGAGGAGATTTGCTTGAGCTTTGTCATGAGTTGCGTCTGCCTTTTGTTAGTTGGCTTATTGCAAATCAG AAATTTTCATTCAAACGCTATGAAGTATCATCAGTTTATAGGAGAGCAATTGGCCATTCACCACCAAATCGCTATTTACAG GgtgattttgatattattgGAGGTGCATCAGCTCTAACAGAAGCAGAGGTTATCAAG gtgacaatGGACATTGTAACTCGCTTCTTTCTCTCAGATTCATGTGATATTCATCTAAATCATGGGGACCTACTAGATGCTATTTGGTCTTGGGTAGGAATCAAGCCAGAGCATAGACAGAAAGTTGCAGAG CTTCTTTCCATGATGGGCTCCTTGCGTCCTCAATCCTCTGAAAGGAAGTCAAAATGGGTAGTAATAAGACGTCAGCTTTTGCAG gAACTAAATTTAGCTGAAGCTGTTGTAAATAGGTTGCAGACTGTTGGTTTGCGGTTCTGTGGAGCTGTGGACCAAGCCCTTCCTCGATTACGTGGGGCCCTCCCAGCTG ATAGTCCTACTCGGAAGGCCCTTGATGAGTTGTCAGACCTCGTTATCTATTTGAAAGTTTGGAAGATAGAACATCATGTTTATATAAATGCGCTAATGCCACCAACTGAGAATTATCACAGAGGTTTGTTTTTCCAG ATATATTTGATGAAGGAGAACAGTCCTGGATCGATCAATGAAGGTACACTGCTTGCATTAGGTGGCCGCTATGACTATTTACTTCATCAACTGTGGGATCATGAATAT AAAACACATCCTCCTGGTGCTGTTGGTACTAGCCTTGCATTGGAGACAATTATTCAGCATTCTCCTGTCGATTTCAGACCTACAAG AAATGAAACTAGCACCAATATTCTTGTTTGTTCAAGAGGCGGAGGTGGTCTATTGGTTGAGAGAATGGGATTAGTTGCTGAACTATGGGAAGCAAATATCAAg GCTGAGTTTGTCCCAATCTCCGATCCAAGCCTTACGGAGCAATATGAATATGCAAGTGAGCATGATATAAGATGCCTTGTCATCATAACAGATGCAGGTCTATCACAAACAGGTTTTGTAAAG GTGAAAGCAATGGCAATCCTTATTTCAAGGAGGCAAGTATGGTGCCAGATTGCATTAGTTTTGACTAAGAGAAGCTAA
- the LOC8280409 gene encoding eIF-2-alpha kinase GCN2 isoform X5, with translation MGHNSKKKKKGGGGGSGRRSKGRAQLKDHHASSAGDDNELLAEEITALCAIFQEDCKIVSESPPQIIIKLRPYSKDMGYEDLDVSALLSVRCLPGYPFKCPKLQITPENGLTKTDVDNLLSLLHDQANSNAREGRVMIFNLVEAAQEFLSEIIPVNPTPETVLCSARDSVGQLFQGIAVSSNKICSSSWPFVYGFIDLFSGSGESWDWGLAVDDNRGVNSSIKSHLLDGSKAGYEVQEKKLDKVTKPLMLQDPKQGPLVSPGAKLDTLEEETEEDNKSISTDSSRSLTEESVENEMGGKEVTSTEESGAEDDDAELESEPWELPSSASLGHHEVTRTIEKDLIMVHMLRLACASKGVSADALPQITRELCNLGVFSEGACDLACKPSSIFNETFDHVFHQHMVSSKVSQFWKPTSDLGGSNTSLPNSRYLNDFEELQPLGHGGFGHVVLCKNKLDGRQYAVKKIRLKDKSLPVNDRILREVATLSRLQHLHVVRYYQAWFETGVVGSFGDTSWDYSTAASSTISYHGASSTISYHGASSADIGQDVKLDSTYLYIQMEYCPRTLRQVFESYKHFDKELVWHQFRQIVEGLAHIHGQGIIHRDLTPNNIFFDARNDIKIGDFGLAKFLKLEQLDHDATLPTDTSGVSADGTGQVGTYFYTAPEIEQGWPKIDEKVDMYSLGVVFFELWHPFGTAMERHIILSDLKQKGELPSSWVAQFPEQASLLRQLMSPSPSDRPSATDLLKNAFPPRMESELLDKILRTMQTSEDRSVYDKVVNSIFDEEILSMKSHHQHVGLLGMGGDDSSCIQYADLDTELRDYVVEAAREMFKRHCAKHLEIIPVRLLDDCPQFSRKTVKLLTHGGDLLELCHELRLPFVSWLIANQKFSFKRYEVSSVYRRAIGHSPPNRYLQGDFDIIGGASALTEAEVIKVTMDIVTRFFLSDSCDIHLNHGDLLDAIWSWVGIKPEHRQKVAELLSMMGSLRPQSSERKSKWVVIRRQLLQELNLAEAVVNRLQTVGLRFCGAVDQALPRLRGALPADSPTRKALDELSDLVIYLKVWKIEHHVYINALMPPTENYHRGLFFQIYLMKENSPGSINEENTSSWCCWY, from the exons ATGGGGCATaattcaaagaagaagaaaaaaggggGAGGTGGTGGGAGTGGAAGGAGGAGTAAAGGAAGGGCTCAATTGAAGGATCATCATGCTTCTAGTGCTGGTGATGATAATGAACTTCTTGCTGAGGAAATCACTGCTTT ATGTGCCATCTttcaagaagattgcaagattGTTTCAGAGTCACCTCCTCAAATCATTATCAAGCTCAG GCCTTACTCGAAGGATATGGGCTATGAGGATCTCGATGTTTCTGCTTTGCTTTCAGTCAG GTGCTTACCTGGGTATCCTTTCAAGTGCCCAAAGTTGCAGATTACTCCAGAGAATGGTTTGACAAAAACTGATGTGGATAATCTCCTGTCTCTCCTTCATGACCAG GCAAATTCTAATGCTCGGGAAGGACGAGTCATGATTTTCAATCTGGTAGAGGCTGCTCAAGAGTTCTTGTCTGAAATTATCCCAGTGAATCCAACACCTGAAACT GTTTTATGTTCAGCTAGGGATAGCGTTGGCCAGTTATTTCAGGGCATTGCAGTTTCAAGCAACAAGATTTGCTCTTCTAGTTGGCCGTTTGTTTATGGTTTCATAGATCTCTTTAGTGGCTCTGGAGAGTCATGGGATTGGGGTCTTGCAGTCGATGATAATAGGGGAGTGAATTCTTCAATAAAATCCCATTTGTTAGATGGTTCAAAGGCTGGATATGAGGTACAGGAAAAGAAACTAGATAAGGTCACAAAGCCACTGATGTTGCAAGACCCAAAGCAAGGTCCATTGGTTTCCCCTGGTGCAAAGTTAGATACCCTTGAGGAAGAGACTGAGGAAGATAACAAGAGCATATCGACTGATTCAAGTAGATCTCTAACAGAGGAATCTGTGGAAAATGAAATGGGAGGCAAGGAG GTTACTTCTACTGAGGAGAGTGGAGCAGAAGATGATGATGCGGAGCTTGAAAGTGAGCCTTGGGAATTGCCGTCTTCTGCATCCTTAGGTCATCATGAAGTAACTCGTACTATTGAAAAGGATCTAATAATg GTTCACATGCTTCGCCTTGCTTGTGCTTCAAAAGGAGTATCGGCTGATGCTTTACCTCAAATAACTAGGGAGCTATGCAATTTAGGT GTATTCTCAGAGGGGGCATGTGATTTAGCTTGTAAACCATCTTCAATCTTTAATGAGACCTTTGATCATGTTTTCCATCAACATATG GTCTCTTCCAAAGTATCTCAATTTTGGAAACCTACTTCTGATTTAGGAGGGTCTAATACATCTCTCCCGAACTCTCGATATTTGAATGACTTTGAAGAGCTACAACCTCTTG GTCATGGTGGTTTTGGTCATGTTGTATTGTGCAAAAATAAGCTAGATGGAAGACAATATGCAGTGAAGAAAATTCGCCTGAAGGACAAAAGTTTGCCTGTTAATGACCGAATTTTGAG GGAAGTAGCCACACTCTCGCGTTTGCAGCATCTACATGTTGTCCGCTACTATCAG GCATGGTTTGAAACAGGAGTTGTTGGTTCTTTTGGTGACACTAGTTGGGATTATAGTACAGCAGCAAGCTCCACAATCAGTTACCATGGAGCGAGCTCCACAATCAGTTACCATGGAGCAAGCTCAGCTGATATTGGCCAAGATGTTAAGCTTGATTCAACATATCTATATATTCAAATGGAGTACTGCCCGAg GACCCTTCGCCAAGTTTTTGAATCGTATAAACATTTTGACAAAGAGTTGGTATGGCATCAATTTCGGCAAATTGTTGAAGGCTTGGCACACATACATGGACAAGGAATCATCCATCGGGACTTAACCCCTAACAATATCTTCTTTGATGCTCGcaatgatattaaaattggtgattTCGGTCTTG CCAAGTTCTTGAAGCTTGAGCAGCTGGATCATGATGCGACCTTACCTACAGATACATCTGGAGTTTCAGCTGATGGAACTGGGCAAGTTGGAACTTACTTTTACACTGCACCTGAAATTGAGCAAGGATGGCCGAAGATTGATGAAAAG GTTGACATGTATAGCTTAGGAGTCGTGTTTTTTGAGCTTTGGCATCCATTTGGGACAGCCATGGAGAGACACATTATTTTATCTGATTTAAAGCAAAAAGGAGAGCTTCCTTCTTCATGGGTTGCTCAATTTCCAGAGCAAGCATCCTTGTTGCGTCAGTTGATGTCTCCAAGTCCATCTGATCGCCCATCTGCCACAGATCTTCTTAAGAATGCATTTCCCCCAAGAATGGAATCCGAGTTATTGGACA AAATTCTGAGAACAATGCAAACTTCAGAGGATAGAAGTGTGTATGACAAAGTTGTCAATTCTATCTTTGACGAAGAGATTTTAAGCATGAAAAGCCATCATCAACATGTTGGTCTACTGGGAATGGGTGGAGATGATTCTAGCTGCATTCAGTATGCAGATTTAGACACTGAGCTTCGTGACTATGTTGTCGAGGCTGCAAGGGAAATGTTCAAACGACATTGTGCAAAGCATTTGGAAATAATTCCTGTGCGCTTATTGGATGATTGTCCGCAGTTTTCTAG GAAAACTGTCAAACTTTTGACCCATGGAGGAGATTTGCTTGAGCTTTGTCATGAGTTGCGTCTGCCTTTTGTTAGTTGGCTTATTGCAAATCAG AAATTTTCATTCAAACGCTATGAAGTATCATCAGTTTATAGGAGAGCAATTGGCCATTCACCACCAAATCGCTATTTACAG GgtgattttgatattattgGAGGTGCATCAGCTCTAACAGAAGCAGAGGTTATCAAG gtgacaatGGACATTGTAACTCGCTTCTTTCTCTCAGATTCATGTGATATTCATCTAAATCATGGGGACCTACTAGATGCTATTTGGTCTTGGGTAGGAATCAAGCCAGAGCATAGACAGAAAGTTGCAGAG CTTCTTTCCATGATGGGCTCCTTGCGTCCTCAATCCTCTGAAAGGAAGTCAAAATGGGTAGTAATAAGACGTCAGCTTTTGCAG gAACTAAATTTAGCTGAAGCTGTTGTAAATAGGTTGCAGACTGTTGGTTTGCGGTTCTGTGGAGCTGTGGACCAAGCCCTTCCTCGATTACGTGGGGCCCTCCCAGCTG ATAGTCCTACTCGGAAGGCCCTTGATGAGTTGTCAGACCTCGTTATCTATTTGAAAGTTTGGAAGATAGAACATCATGTTTATATAAATGCGCTAATGCCACCAACTGAGAATTATCACAGAGGTTTGTTTTTCCAG ATATATTTGATGAAGGAGAACAGTCCTGGATCGATCAATGAAG AAAACACATCCTCCTGGTGCTGTTGGTACTAG